The following are encoded in a window of Chryseobacterium sp. genomic DNA:
- a CDS encoding ATP-binding protein encodes MKIKTKLISGVGLLFAFIILLAAMSIIYVNALQRDTKNILVANYNTLQYSRNMLLALEEIPTNTEALSGFEKNLKKQEANVTEIGEQEKTSELSSHFRRLKLNPDDPLLASFIRSDIAELMRLNMEAIERKSSIANITAERAVFWISVAGTVCFMIAFILLVNLPGNIANPIKELTESIRQIANQNYKERVRFESHSEFGELARSFNTMAEKLEEYAESKLDKIIKGKKRIETLINNMHDPVIGIDEHKKVLFANDEALKISGLKRENVIGQQIQDIAVSNDLVRDLIKELINPEFTKNEGPIKIFADGKESYFEKELIDIQVIPTGEKVSQLIGHVIMLRNITPFKELDLAKTNFIGTVSHEFKTPISSIKMSLQLLEDVRVGKLNAEQKHLLESIKDDSNRLLKITGELLNLTQVESGNIQLSLKPTDPKELVHYALEATKTQSEQKNILVEVSCPDHLSEVIADGEKTIWILINLISNAIRYSHEGGKIGVKISEENGHVKFMVKDSGSGIPEKYLGKVFDRYFRVPGTQKEGTGLGLAISKEFIEAQGGSVNVESEVGSGSSFYFTLKRSEV; translated from the coding sequence ATGAAAATAAAAACGAAACTTATATCGGGCGTAGGTCTGTTGTTTGCCTTTATTATATTGCTTGCGGCAATGAGTATTATTTATGTCAATGCACTGCAACGTGACACAAAAAACATACTGGTCGCCAACTACAATACGCTTCAGTATTCAAGAAATATGCTATTGGCGTTGGAAGAAATTCCCACAAATACAGAGGCACTTTCCGGTTTTGAAAAAAATCTTAAAAAGCAGGAGGCGAACGTTACAGAAATTGGGGAACAGGAAAAAACTTCGGAGCTCTCTTCCCATTTCCGCAGATTAAAACTGAACCCGGATGATCCGTTACTGGCTTCCTTCATCCGGAGTGATATTGCAGAACTTATGCGCCTGAACATGGAGGCTATTGAACGGAAGAGCAGCATTGCCAATATCACCGCCGAACGTGCGGTATTCTGGATTTCTGTTGCAGGCACTGTTTGTTTTATGATTGCTTTTATACTGTTGGTGAATCTCCCTGGGAATATTGCCAACCCGATAAAGGAACTTACCGAAAGTATCAGACAGATTGCCAACCAAAACTACAAGGAACGCGTAAGGTTTGAAAGTCACAGCGAATTTGGCGAATTAGCCAGGTCTTTTAATACCATGGCTGAGAAATTGGAAGAGTACGCCGAGAGCAAACTTGATAAAATCATCAAAGGGAAAAAACGTATTGAAACCCTCATCAACAACATGCACGATCCGGTTATTGGGATCGATGAGCATAAAAAAGTACTGTTTGCCAACGATGAAGCATTAAAAATTTCAGGTCTTAAAAGAGAAAATGTCATTGGGCAACAGATTCAAGACATTGCGGTCTCCAATGATCTGGTGAGGGATTTAATAAAGGAACTTATTAATCCGGAATTCACAAAAAATGAAGGTCCGATAAAGATTTTTGCTGACGGTAAAGAAAGTTATTTTGAAAAAGAACTGATCGACATTCAGGTCATTCCTACTGGAGAAAAGGTATCACAACTGATCGGTCATGTGATCATGCTTCGTAATATTACTCCATTCAAGGAACTGGATCTGGCAAAAACCAATTTCATAGGCACGGTATCTCACGAGTTTAAAACACCAATCTCCTCGATAAAAATGAGCTTGCAATTATTAGAAGACGTGCGCGTCGGGAAATTAAACGCGGAACAGAAACATTTATTGGAAAGCATAAAAGATGACTCCAACCGTCTCCTGAAAATTACAGGGGAACTGCTGAATCTCACTCAGGTAGAAAGTGGCAATATTCAACTGTCGTTGAAACCAACGGATCCAAAAGAATTGGTACACTACGCTCTGGAAGCTACCAAAACACAGTCAGAACAGAAGAACATCCTGGTGGAAGTCAGCTGTCCCGATCATCTTTCTGAAGTAATTGCGGACGGCGAAAAAACAATCTGGATATTGATTAACCTGATCTCAAATGCTATTCGTTACTCGCATGAAGGTGGAAAAATTGGAGTAAAGATTTCTGAAGAAAATGGTCATGTCAAATTTATGGTAAAAGACTCCGGTAGCGGAATTCCTGAGAAATATCTGGGCAAAGTCTTTGACCGCTATTTCAGGGTTCCCGGAACGCAGAAGGAAGGTACCGGACTTGGCCTGGCGATCAGCAAAGAGTTTATAGAAGCGCAGGGGGGATCTGTAAACGTTGAAAGTGAAGTGGGATCCGGCAGTTCTTTTTACTTTACTTTAAAGCGGTCTGAAGTTTAA
- a CDS encoding sensor protein KdpD, with product MEEERKTAEHFLQLIKKSRRGKFKLYIGMSAGVGKTFRMLQEAHTLLRNGIDVKIGYIETHHRAETAALLEGLPLIPRRTLFYKGKELEELDVHAVINLRPEVVIIDELAHTNIEGSKNEKRWQDVYEILDAGINVISAVNIQHIESLNDEIKHITGITVQERIPDSVVGRADEVVNIDLTADELIGRLKEGKIYQAEKIAAALTNFFQSDHILQLRELALREVATQVNRKVETEVVKPNTLKQERFLACISSNEKSAKNIIKKTARLANYYHSKWYVLYVQTPAENADRIPLSRQRHLINNYKIATELGAEIINVKGTSVSKAIMKQVEEKKITTVCIGKPRLAIWNLLMATDVFNVLLKKLAAKNVDMVILS from the coding sequence ATGGAAGAAGAAAGAAAAACCGCAGAACATTTTCTCCAGCTGATTAAAAAATCGAGGCGGGGAAAATTTAAACTGTACATCGGCATGAGTGCCGGGGTCGGTAAAACCTTCCGAATGCTTCAGGAAGCACACACGCTGCTGCGCAACGGGATCGATGTGAAAATCGGATATATCGAAACCCATCACCGTGCAGAAACAGCAGCACTACTGGAAGGACTGCCGCTGATCCCCAGAAGAACTTTATTCTACAAAGGGAAAGAACTGGAGGAACTGGATGTTCATGCAGTAATAAATCTCCGGCCCGAAGTGGTGATCATCGATGAACTGGCACACACCAATATTGAAGGCAGCAAAAATGAAAAGCGCTGGCAGGATGTATATGAGATCCTGGACGCAGGAATTAACGTTATTTCTGCAGTAAACATTCAGCATATCGAAAGTCTGAATGACGAAATCAAGCACATTACCGGAATTACCGTTCAGGAGCGGATTCCGGACAGTGTGGTTGGCAGGGCAGATGAAGTGGTCAACATCGACCTTACGGCCGATGAGCTGATCGGGAGGCTGAAGGAGGGTAAAATTTATCAGGCTGAGAAAATCGCAGCGGCTTTAACAAACTTTTTCCAGAGCGACCATATTTTACAGTTGCGCGAACTTGCCTTGCGAGAAGTGGCAACGCAGGTCAACAGAAAAGTGGAGACGGAGGTTGTCAAGCCCAATACCCTGAAACAGGAACGGTTTCTGGCCTGCATCAGCAGCAATGAGAAGTCGGCAAAAAATATTATAAAAAAGACGGCCAGACTCGCTAATTATTATCACAGCAAATGGTATGTACTTTATGTGCAGACCCCCGCAGAAAATGCGGACAGGATCCCTTTAAGCAGGCAGCGGCATTTGATTAATAATTATAAAATAGCCACGGAATTAGGTGCCGAAATAATCAATGTAAAAGGTACATCAGTTTCCAAGGCGATTATGAAGCAGGTGGAGGAAAAGAAAATAACGACCGTCTGTATTGGAAAACCCCGTTTGGCGATTTGGAATTTGCTTATGGCTACAGATGTTTTTAATGTGCTTTTAAAAAAACTGGCTGCCAAAAATGTTGATATGGTTATTCTCAGTTGA
- a CDS encoding K(+)-transporting ATPase subunit C, protein MKKHILPAIKLTAAAIVFFAVFYPLTVWGIAQLAPNNGKGEITELQGKKYYTNIGQSFTQAQYFHSRPSAVGYNAGGSGGSNKGPSNEEYLAEVQARIDTLLRTNPGMTKADIPVDMVTASGSGLDPHISVQAAQFQLKRISEIRGIDPGKLEQLIADHTESPLIGLFGPEKINVLKLNIALDQLKK, encoded by the coding sequence ATGAAAAAACATATTTTACCGGCTATAAAGCTGACAGCAGCCGCCATTGTATTTTTTGCAGTGTTCTATCCACTCACTGTTTGGGGAATCGCCCAGTTGGCCCCGAATAATGGAAAGGGAGAAATCACTGAACTTCAGGGGAAAAAATATTACACCAATATCGGGCAGTCTTTTACCCAGGCGCAGTATTTCCATTCACGCCCGTCGGCGGTCGGCTATAACGCAGGCGGTTCCGGAGGCAGTAACAAAGGACCATCCAATGAAGAATATCTTGCAGAAGTTCAGGCCCGTATTGATACCCTTTTGAGAACGAATCCGGGAATGACAAAAGCGGATATTCCTGTGGACATGGTTACCGCCAGTGGGAGCGGTTTAGACCCCCATATTTCTGTTCAGGCAGCTCAGTTTCAGCTAAAACGAATCTCCGAAATCAGAGGTATTGATCCCGGAAAACTGGAACAGCTTATTGCCGATCATACCGAATCACCTTTAATAGGTCTGTTCGGCCCGGAAAAAATTAATGTCCTGAAATTGAATATCGCATTAGACCAACTAAAAAAATAA
- a CDS encoding potassium-transporting ATPase subunit F codes for MIALFILAIAVFFYIIYVLLNPEKF; via the coding sequence ATGATCGCATTATTCATCTTAGCTATCGCAGTATTTTTCTACATCATTTATGTATTGCTGAATCCCGAAAAATTTTAG
- the kdpA gene encoding potassium-transporting ATPase subunit KdpA, translated as MNTEILGIIVMFAAAVALAIPFGKYIAKVYGGEKTLLDPLFNPIEKIFYKISGIVPTREMNWKEHMTALLTINFVWFLLGMGILMTQQWLPLNPDNNPNMSADLAFNTTISFVVNCNLQHYSGETGLSYLGQLWLMFLQFVSAGTGLAAAAILFRAFREKTTVELGNFYDFFLKSCTRILLPVSFVVALLLVFNGTPMTFNGKDQITTLQGDTVEVSTGPAAAFIAIKHVGTNGGGFFGVNSAHPFENPSYFTNMVEMVAQLIIPMAMIFAFGYFIRRKKFAWMIFGVMTVGFLLLAVPNINMEMNGNPAIASMGIDNTLGATEGKEIRLGSAASGFWSIVTTVISTGSVNSMHDSTMPLSGMNELLAMMVNAFYGGNGVGLLNFFIFIILAVFISGLMVGRTPEFMGKKIEAREMKIAMIIALLHPFLILVGTALATAFPEQGASTLNNPGYHGFSEILYEYTSSAANNGSGFEGLGDNNLWWNITTGFVLILGRFLPIIGPIAIAGLLAGKKYIPEGNGTLKTDTSTFGLMVFAVIAIIAALAFFPALTLGPIAEYFSMK; from the coding sequence ATGAACACAGAAATTTTAGGAATCATCGTAATGTTTGCCGCAGCTGTTGCTTTGGCAATACCCTTTGGTAAATACATTGCCAAAGTGTATGGGGGCGAAAAAACACTGCTCGACCCGCTGTTTAATCCAATAGAAAAAATATTCTATAAAATCAGCGGCATTGTCCCTACCAGAGAAATGAACTGGAAAGAGCACATGACCGCATTATTAACCATTAACTTTGTCTGGTTTCTCCTTGGAATGGGAATTTTAATGACTCAGCAGTGGCTGCCGCTCAATCCCGATAACAATCCTAACATGAGCGCCGACCTTGCATTTAACACGACCATATCATTCGTGGTGAACTGCAATCTGCAGCATTATTCAGGAGAAACGGGACTCAGTTATCTGGGCCAGTTGTGGCTGATGTTTCTGCAGTTTGTAAGTGCGGGAACCGGTTTGGCTGCCGCTGCCATTCTGTTCAGGGCATTCCGCGAGAAAACAACTGTGGAGTTAGGAAATTTCTATGATTTTTTCCTTAAATCCTGCACCAGAATTCTTTTGCCGGTTTCGTTTGTAGTTGCTTTGCTGTTGGTTTTTAACGGCACACCCATGACTTTTAACGGCAAAGACCAGATCACTACTTTGCAGGGCGACACTGTGGAAGTTTCTACCGGTCCCGCTGCTGCATTTATTGCCATTAAACACGTAGGAACAAATGGCGGAGGATTCTTTGGAGTGAATTCTGCGCATCCGTTTGAAAATCCCAGTTATTTTACCAACATGGTTGAAATGGTTGCTCAGCTCATCATACCAATGGCAATGATATTTGCGTTCGGCTATTTTATCAGAAGAAAGAAATTTGCATGGATGATCTTTGGGGTGATGACGGTCGGATTTTTACTGCTTGCGGTTCCCAACATCAATATGGAAATGAACGGAAATCCCGCTATCGCCTCCATGGGCATCGATAACACATTAGGCGCTACAGAAGGAAAGGAAATACGGCTTGGTTCAGCTGCATCAGGTTTCTGGAGTATTGTAACCACTGTAATTTCAACTGGTTCGGTGAACTCAATGCACGACAGTACCATGCCGCTGTCGGGAATGAATGAACTGCTGGCCATGATGGTGAATGCTTTTTATGGCGGTAACGGTGTCGGACTTTTAAACTTTTTCATCTTCATTATTCTTGCGGTCTTCATCAGCGGATTAATGGTGGGCCGAACTCCGGAATTTATGGGTAAAAAAATTGAAGCCAGAGAAATGAAAATCGCGATGATCATTGCCCTCCTGCATCCTTTTCTGATTTTGGTGGGCACCGCGTTAGCGACTGCTTTTCCGGAACAGGGCGCATCTACGCTCAATAATCCGGGCTATCATGGATTCAGCGAAATCCTGTATGAGTATACGTCCTCGGCGGCGAACAACGGAAGCGGTTTTGAGGGATTGGGTGATAATAATTTATGGTGGAATATCACTACAGGTTTTGTTTTGATTTTAGGCAGATTTTTACCCATTATCGGACCCATCGCAATCGCAGGCTTGCTGGCCGGTAAAAAATACATCCCTGAAGGCAACGGTACCTTAAAAACAGACACCTCCACCTTCGGTCTGATGGTATTTGCGGTGATCGCGATCATTGCTGCTCTGGCATTTTTTCCAGCGCTGACCTTAGGTCCGATCGCAGAATATTTTTCAATGAAATAA
- the kdpB gene encoding potassium-transporting ATPase subunit KdpB encodes MKSDNKSLFQRDLLKEAFIHSFVKLNPKLMFRNPVMFTVEIGTAVMLIVSLWTLAGETSQGSFGYNFTVFLILLMTLLFANFAEAIAEARGKAQADSLRKTREETPARLENGEMISSSQLKKGDVFVCEAGDIIATDGEIIEGLATIDESAITGESAPVIRESGGDKSSVTGGTKVLSDRIKIQVTTEPGESFLDKMIALVEGASRQKTPNEIALTILLAGFTLVFIIVTITLKPFADYANAPITIASFIALFVCLIPTTIGGLLSAIGIAGMDRALRANVITKSGKAVETAGDIDVLLLDKTGTITIGNRKATHFYPADGISETQMIRAAVLSSMSDSTPEGKSIIELAGVDPQSFGVKNPLFIQFSAESRSSGIDFENTRIRKGATDAIRNISEKAGHIFPVEIAEQVKVISSNGGTPLVVAENEQVLGVIELQDIIKPGIQERFARLRKMGIKTVMVTGDNPLTAKFIAEKAGVDDFIAEAKPEDKMNYIKKEQAEGRLVAMMGDGTNDAPALAQADVGVAMNSGTQAAKEAGNMVDLDNDPTKLIEVVEIGKQLLMTRGTLTTFSIANDVAKYFAIIPALFITAIPALQSLNIMNLGSPQSAILSAVIFNALIIPFLIPLALKGVTYKPIGASALLRRNLLIYGLGGVAVPFIGIKIIDILVSIII; translated from the coding sequence ATGAAATCAGATAATAAATCCCTGTTTCAGAGAGATTTGCTTAAAGAAGCTTTTATCCACTCTTTTGTTAAACTCAATCCAAAACTTATGTTCCGGAATCCGGTGATGTTCACTGTAGAAATTGGAACAGCCGTGATGCTGATCGTGTCGCTGTGGACCTTGGCCGGTGAAACATCCCAGGGAAGTTTCGGCTACAATTTTACCGTATTTCTTATCTTACTGATGACGTTGCTTTTTGCCAACTTTGCTGAAGCAATCGCCGAAGCGCGCGGTAAAGCACAGGCCGACAGTTTGAGAAAAACAAGAGAAGAAACCCCCGCAAGATTAGAAAACGGAGAGATGATTTCTTCCTCCCAACTTAAAAAAGGAGACGTGTTTGTCTGCGAAGCGGGGGACATCATCGCCACCGACGGAGAAATTATTGAGGGCCTTGCAACAATCGACGAGAGCGCCATTACGGGCGAATCAGCTCCGGTAATCCGTGAATCGGGCGGCGACAAAAGTTCGGTTACAGGCGGCACAAAAGTATTGTCCGACCGCATCAAAATACAGGTAACCACCGAACCGGGAGAAAGCTTTCTGGATAAAATGATTGCTTTGGTAGAGGGGGCATCCAGGCAAAAAACGCCCAACGAAATCGCACTGACTATTTTGCTGGCAGGGTTTACTTTGGTATTCATCATAGTAACCATCACCCTGAAACCTTTTGCCGATTATGCCAATGCACCCATTACGATTGCATCCTTTATTGCCCTTTTTGTCTGTCTGATTCCCACTACGATTGGAGGATTACTCTCTGCGATCGGGATTGCAGGAATGGACCGCGCATTGCGGGCGAATGTGATCACTAAAAGCGGAAAAGCCGTGGAAACTGCCGGAGATATTGATGTACTGTTGTTGGATAAGACTGGAACCATCACCATCGGAAACCGAAAAGCAACCCACTTTTATCCTGCAGACGGCATCAGCGAAACACAGATGATCAGAGCAGCGGTATTAAGCTCTATGAGTGACTCTACTCCAGAGGGAAAATCAATTATCGAGTTGGCCGGCGTTGATCCGCAAAGCTTTGGAGTGAAAAATCCCCTATTTATACAGTTCTCTGCGGAGTCCAGAAGTTCGGGAATAGATTTTGAAAACACGCGGATCCGTAAAGGAGCGACTGATGCTATCAGAAATATTTCTGAGAAAGCAGGCCATATTTTCCCTGTAGAAATTGCAGAACAAGTCAAGGTCATCTCCAGCAATGGCGGAACGCCCCTGGTCGTAGCAGAGAATGAACAGGTTTTGGGTGTCATCGAACTCCAGGATATCATCAAACCCGGGATCCAGGAACGCTTCGCCCGTCTGCGTAAAATGGGCATTAAAACGGTGATGGTGACAGGAGACAATCCGCTTACCGCTAAATTTATTGCCGAAAAAGCAGGGGTGGATGATTTTATTGCGGAAGCCAAGCCAGAAGACAAAATGAATTACATCAAAAAAGAACAGGCTGAAGGAAGACTTGTAGCCATGATGGGCGACGGGACGAATGATGCGCCGGCGCTCGCGCAGGCAGACGTAGGTGTAGCCATGAACAGCGGGACTCAGGCAGCTAAAGAAGCTGGAAATATGGTGGACCTCGATAATGATCCCACCAAACTCATTGAAGTGGTTGAAATCGGAAAACAGTTGCTGATGACCCGCGGAACGCTCACCACCTTCAGTATTGCCAATGATGTAGCCAAATATTTCGCGATCATACCCGCTCTTTTTATCACCGCAATTCCTGCCCTTCAAAGCCTCAATATTATGAATTTGGGCAGTCCTCAAAGTGCCATTTTATCGGCTGTAATCTTTAACGCGCTGATCATTCCTTTCCTTATTCCGCTGGCGTTAAAAGGCGTTACATACAAGCCGATCGGTGCGTCTGCATTATTACGAAGAAATCTGCTTATTTACGGATTGGGAGGCGTTGCGGTTCCGTTTATAGGAATCAAAATCATTGATATTCTTGTCTCTATAATTATTTAA
- a CDS encoding porin produces the protein MTKKIIIAAFLAGSIGSLSAQAEFDSAKKLNLTGYAEVYYQYDGNRPLNNSRPGFIYSHNRNNEVSLNLAYLKANYSTEQVRSNIALGAGSYMSANYAAEPDVLKNIYEGNIGFKISKKHDLWIDSGIMSSHLGFESATGKDNYTLTRSLGAENSPYFETGAKISYTSPTGKWFLSGLVLNGWQRIQRVDGNTTPAFGHQLTYKPNTRLTLNSGSFIGNDKPDSIRQMRYFHNLYAIYQVNEKVGITAGFDIGAEQKEKNSNSYNTWYTTVLVAKYAATDKLSITARGEYYQDEAGVIIATGTPNGFKTFGYSANADYAILPNLVWRTEIKNLASKDPIFVKHDGNLNSNSFSATTALAVSF, from the coding sequence ATGACTAAAAAAATAATAATCGCTGCATTTCTTGCAGGCAGCATAGGCAGTTTATCCGCTCAGGCAGAATTTGATTCAGCAAAAAAACTGAACCTTACCGGTTATGCCGAAGTGTATTATCAGTATGATGGCAACCGACCTTTAAACAACTCACGGCCCGGGTTTATTTACAGCCACAACAGAAATAATGAAGTGAGCCTGAATCTGGCTTATTTAAAAGCGAATTACAGTACTGAACAGGTTAGATCCAATATCGCCCTGGGAGCAGGTTCTTACATGAGTGCCAATTACGCGGCGGAGCCTGATGTTTTAAAGAACATTTATGAAGGAAATATCGGTTTCAAAATTTCGAAAAAACACGATTTGTGGATTGATTCGGGAATTATGTCCTCTCATCTCGGTTTCGAAAGTGCTACAGGTAAAGACAACTATACCCTCACCAGAAGTTTAGGAGCCGAGAATTCTCCCTATTTTGAGACAGGTGCTAAAATTTCTTATACTTCGCCCACCGGAAAGTGGTTCTTAAGCGGACTGGTGCTGAACGGGTGGCAGCGCATCCAAAGGGTTGACGGAAATACCACACCCGCTTTCGGGCATCAGCTCACTTACAAGCCCAATACGAGACTGACTCTGAACAGCGGATCGTTTATTGGCAATGACAAACCCGACAGCATCCGGCAAATGCGTTATTTCCATAACCTATATGCCATCTATCAAGTCAACGAAAAGGTCGGAATTACTGCCGGATTTGATATCGGAGCCGAACAGAAAGAAAAAAACAGCAACAGTTATAATACCTGGTACACAACGGTTTTAGTGGCTAAATACGCTGCCACAGACAAGCTCAGCATCACCGCGCGGGGCGAATATTATCAGGATGAAGCAGGAGTGATTATAGCAACAGGAACGCCGAATGGATTTAAAACTTTTGGTTATTCGGCAAATGCAGATTATGCCATTCTACCTAATCTGGTCTGGCGTACAGAAATTAAAAATCTGGCCAGTAAAGACCCTATCTTTGTAAAACATGACGGAAATCTTAACTCCAACAGCTTCTCGGCCACCACAGCGTTGGCAGTCAGCTTTTAA
- a CDS encoding sigma-54-dependent transcriptional regulator: MLKKILIIDDEEKLRSLLTRIITLEGFEVLQAWDCKSGLKKLAQDDIDVVLCDVRLPDGSGVELAKTIKGTYSSIEIILLTAFGNIPDGVQAIKNGAFDYIIKGDDNSRIIPLLYNACEKATLAKRVRQLEKQLDEKHSFDKIIGKSRLILQAVELAKKVAKTDTSILLTGETGTGKEIFAQAIHHESNRHKQNFVALNCSAFSKDLLESEMFGHKAGSFTGASRDQKGLFEEAHNGTIFLDELGEMALDLQAKLLRVIESGEFIKVGETKPTKVNVRIIAATNRDLKEEIEQGHFREDLYYRISVFQIPLPPLRERVADLEILVPYFIEVLSHKMNKKINAVHPDVINAIKQHPWKGNIRELKNVLERAIILNTGHEISLDDLPIDIQIQSTVKSGKQLSAFSLQSVEKLHIQKVLNHTHGNKAEAARLLEIGIATLYRKIEEYRLSEI; the protein is encoded by the coding sequence ATTTTGAAAAAAATACTGATTATAGACGACGAGGAAAAGCTGAGATCCTTACTCACGAGAATTATCACTTTAGAGGGGTTCGAAGTATTACAGGCCTGGGACTGCAAATCCGGTTTAAAGAAGCTTGCTCAGGACGATATTGATGTTGTACTTTGTGATGTAAGACTGCCAGATGGCAGCGGCGTGGAGCTGGCGAAGACCATTAAAGGAACATATTCTTCCATAGAAATTATTTTGCTCACCGCTTTCGGAAATATACCTGACGGCGTACAGGCTATTAAAAACGGAGCATTTGACTATATTATCAAGGGTGATGATAACAGCAGGATTATTCCTCTTTTGTATAACGCATGCGAAAAGGCAACATTAGCCAAAAGGGTTCGGCAGCTGGAAAAACAACTTGATGAAAAGCATTCGTTTGACAAAATCATAGGAAAATCAAGACTCATCCTGCAAGCTGTGGAGCTGGCTAAAAAGGTAGCAAAGACCGATACTTCCATTCTTCTAACCGGTGAAACGGGAACCGGAAAAGAAATATTTGCGCAGGCCATTCATCATGAAAGTAACCGCCATAAGCAGAATTTCGTAGCCCTCAACTGTTCCGCATTCAGTAAAGATTTACTCGAGAGCGAAATGTTTGGGCATAAAGCGGGGTCATTTACCGGCGCTTCAAGAGACCAGAAAGGCTTATTTGAAGAGGCCCATAACGGGACTATTTTTCTGGACGAACTGGGTGAAATGGCGCTGGACCTACAGGCCAAGTTATTAAGGGTGATAGAAAGCGGAGAATTCATAAAAGTTGGGGAAACAAAGCCCACCAAAGTAAATGTCCGGATTATTGCCGCTACGAACCGCGATCTGAAAGAGGAAATTGAACAGGGGCACTTTCGCGAAGATTTATATTACCGGATTTCGGTATTTCAAATTCCCTTACCCCCACTGCGCGAGCGGGTGGCAGATTTAGAAATATTGGTGCCCTATTTTATAGAAGTTCTATCTCATAAAATGAATAAGAAAATTAATGCCGTGCACCCCGATGTCATTAACGCTATAAAACAGCACCCGTGGAAAGGCAATATCCGCGAGCTGAAAAATGTCCTTGAAAGAGCAATTATCCTTAACACGGGACATGAAATTTCACTGGATGATCTGCCCATTGATATTCAGATACAATCCACCGTCAAATCCGGAAAGCAACTTTCGGCGTTTTCACTGCAAAGTGTGGAAAAACTTCACATACAGAAAGTACTCAACCATACCCACGGAAATAAAGCGGAAGCTGCCCGTCTTCTGGAGATTGGCATTGCTACCCTATACAGAAAAATTGAGGAATACAGGTTGAGCGAAATTTAA